In the genome of Cronobacter malonaticus LMG 23826, one region contains:
- a CDS encoding tagaturonate reductase, whose protein sequence is MKTLNRRDFPGALWPERIIQFGEGNFLRAFIDWQVDLLNEHTDLNAGVVVVRPIASDFPPSLSTQDGLYTTIIRGLNEKGEAVSESRLIRSVNREISVYAQYDEFLRLAHNPDIRFVFSNTTEAGISYHTGDKFDDAPAVSYPAKLTRLLFERFSHFNGAQVKGWVIIPCELIDYNGEALRELVLRYAHEWALPAAFTAWLESANTFCSTLVDRIVTGYPRDEVAQLEASLGYHDAFLDTAEHFYLFVIQGPQWLAEELRLDKLPLNVLIVDDIKPYKARKVAILNGAHTALVPVAFLAGLDTVGEAMDDAQISAFVEKAIHEEIIPVLALPREELESFAAAVVSRFRNPYIKHQLLSIALNGMTKFRTRILPQLLAGQAQTGVLPPRLTFALAALIAFYRGERNGEGYPLQDDAHWLARFEQLWTKLGDNTITVRELVDAVLADGEHWEQDLTAVPGLAEQVTRDLDAILNQGMRHAVAPLC, encoded by the coding sequence GTGAAAACATTGAATCGTCGTGATTTTCCCGGCGCGCTCTGGCCGGAGCGCATCATCCAGTTCGGTGAAGGGAACTTCCTGCGCGCTTTTATCGACTGGCAGGTTGATCTTCTCAATGAACATACCGATCTCAACGCCGGGGTGGTCGTGGTGCGTCCCATCGCCAGCGATTTCCCGCCGTCGCTCAGCACGCAGGACGGGCTGTATACCACGATTATTCGCGGTCTGAATGAGAAGGGCGAGGCGGTGAGCGAGTCACGACTCATTCGTTCCGTGAATCGTGAAATCAGTGTTTATGCGCAGTACGACGAATTCCTTAGGCTTGCGCATAATCCGGATATTCGCTTTGTGTTTTCTAATACGACCGAAGCGGGTATCAGCTATCACACCGGCGATAAATTCGATGACGCGCCAGCGGTGAGCTACCCGGCGAAACTCACGCGCCTGCTCTTTGAACGATTCAGCCATTTTAACGGCGCGCAGGTTAAAGGCTGGGTGATTATTCCGTGCGAGCTGATCGACTATAACGGCGAGGCGCTGCGCGAACTGGTGCTGCGCTATGCCCATGAGTGGGCGCTGCCGGCGGCCTTTACCGCCTGGCTTGAGAGTGCGAATACTTTTTGTTCGACGCTGGTTGATCGTATCGTCACGGGCTATCCGCGCGATGAAGTGGCGCAGCTTGAAGCGAGCCTTGGCTATCACGATGCGTTTCTGGATACCGCCGAACACTTTTATCTGTTCGTTATCCAGGGGCCGCAGTGGCTCGCAGAAGAGTTACGCCTCGATAAGCTGCCGCTCAATGTGCTGATTGTCGATGACATCAAGCCGTATAAGGCGCGCAAAGTGGCGATTCTGAACGGTGCGCATACCGCGCTGGTGCCGGTTGCTTTCCTGGCCGGGCTGGATACGGTGGGCGAGGCGATGGATGACGCGCAGATTTCTGCTTTCGTTGAGAAGGCCATCCATGAGGAAATCATCCCGGTGCTGGCTCTCCCGCGCGAAGAGCTGGAATCTTTCGCCGCGGCGGTGGTGAGCCGTTTTCGCAACCCGTATATCAAACATCAGCTCCTTTCCATCGCCCTTAACGGCATGACCAAATTCCGCACACGTATTCTGCCGCAGCTGCTGGCGGGGCAGGCGCAGACGGGCGTGCTGCCGCCACGGCTGACCTTCGCGCTGGCCGCACTCATTGCGTTTTATCGCGGCGAGCGAAACGGAGAGGGCTATCCGCTTCAGGATGACGCGCACTGGCTGGCACGTTTTGAGCAGCTCTGGACGAAACTTGGCGATAACACCATTACGGTGCGTGAGCTGGTGGACGCGGTATTGGCCGATGGCGAGCACTGGGAGCAGGATCTGACCGCGGTGCCGGGGCTCGCGGAGCAGGTGACGCGCGATCTCGACGCCATCCTTAATCAGGGTATGCGTCACGCCGTCGCGCCGCTGTGCTGA
- a CDS encoding autotransporter domain-containing esterase, which produces MSFSLSGLSLRVGLALGLACGVAAPAAAWDNLYVFGDSLSDTGNNGRYTFDSNRYPLYDEILAQKYGLTLAPSDKGGNNYAAGGGIAVPALGSDNTQDQVQRYLSQTNGRADRDGLYIHYVGGNDLGAAVLQPLQAQSIVTGSATAAASQVRTLLNAGSGTVIVPTVPDVSATPTLIETVIQLGTAGNSAALQAAFTSLGNAQTPTLAARQEAIRNAFYAAAGEVSPIPALQQALGDALYSAYETAAGQVSALSQLYNATEEQALVANGGGNIVRADINAIFNEILANPAQFGITNTAGMACPPGLSAADCTSSSAGFNANQAWLFADHLHPSPQVHRLMADYIQSILAAPAQVALLNKATAAQVQNSRATLDSRYQQRRTEQAEQGSAGVFGGYSGEYARYTKNETGDGSANTNNLTIGADYRVTENWLVGALIAGSLDDQRPTDNLSYDARGYQAALFTAVDFGPGWVNADVHWLKGEYRNIQRRVVLGPLTRVETGETDAKLWGARLTAGLDLPVTRALTTGPVVQYAWDYSHVDGYSEAGDDSTAMRFRDQNFHSQIGSIGWRLDADIGPVKPYAQVDYKHQFGDSVWRGQGGLKSTSLTFSRDGAQDDKNWMDITAGASVALSSNVSAFAALSQTAGLSSGEQTRYNVGLSASF; this is translated from the coding sequence ATGTCTTTTTCACTCTCTGGCCTTTCCCTGCGGGTAGGGCTGGCGCTGGGCTTAGCTTGTGGCGTTGCCGCGCCCGCGGCCGCCTGGGATAACCTCTATGTCTTTGGCGACAGCCTGAGCGATACCGGCAACAATGGCCGTTACACGTTCGACAGCAACCGCTATCCGCTGTATGACGAAATCCTCGCGCAAAAATATGGCCTGACGCTTGCGCCCTCTGATAAAGGCGGTAATAACTACGCCGCAGGCGGCGGCATAGCGGTGCCCGCGCTGGGTTCTGACAACACTCAGGATCAGGTACAGCGTTATCTGAGCCAGACGAATGGCCGGGCAGACCGCGACGGGCTGTATATCCACTATGTGGGCGGCAACGATCTGGGTGCCGCGGTGCTGCAACCGCTACAGGCGCAATCCATTGTTACCGGCAGCGCCACGGCGGCGGCCTCGCAGGTGCGCACGCTTTTAAACGCGGGCTCAGGGACGGTGATTGTGCCGACGGTGCCGGATGTCTCCGCGACGCCAACGTTAATAGAAACCGTTATACAACTGGGAACGGCCGGTAACAGCGCCGCGCTACAGGCCGCGTTCACGTCCCTTGGCAATGCGCAAACCCCGACGCTTGCCGCGCGCCAGGAGGCGATTCGCAACGCTTTCTACGCGGCGGCGGGCGAAGTCAGCCCGATTCCGGCGTTGCAACAGGCGCTTGGCGATGCGCTTTATTCCGCGTATGAAACAGCCGCCGGGCAGGTTTCGGCGTTAAGTCAGCTCTATAACGCGACCGAAGAGCAGGCGCTGGTCGCAAACGGCGGCGGCAATATCGTGCGTGCCGATATCAACGCCATTTTCAACGAAATCCTCGCGAATCCGGCGCAGTTCGGCATTACCAATACCGCTGGCATGGCGTGCCCGCCGGGGCTTTCCGCGGCAGACTGTACGTCGTCGAGCGCCGGGTTTAATGCAAACCAGGCGTGGCTCTTTGCCGATCATCTGCATCCCAGTCCGCAGGTGCACCGCCTGATGGCGGATTATATCCAGTCGATTCTCGCTGCACCGGCACAGGTGGCGCTGCTGAATAAAGCGACGGCGGCGCAGGTGCAGAACAGCCGCGCCACGCTCGACAGCCGTTATCAGCAACGCCGTACCGAGCAGGCGGAACAGGGCAGCGCAGGTGTGTTCGGCGGCTACAGCGGCGAATATGCGCGCTACACGAAAAACGAGACCGGCGACGGCAGCGCCAACACGAATAATCTGACGATCGGTGCGGATTACCGGGTGACGGAAAACTGGCTGGTCGGCGCGCTGATTGCCGGGTCGCTCGATGACCAGCGCCCGACCGATAACCTGAGCTATGACGCGCGCGGTTATCAGGCGGCGCTCTTTACCGCGGTTGATTTCGGGCCGGGCTGGGTCAACGCCGATGTCCACTGGCTGAAAGGCGAGTACCGCAATATCCAGCGCCGCGTGGTGTTAGGGCCGCTGACGCGCGTCGAGACAGGCGAAACCGATGCCAAACTCTGGGGGGCGCGTCTGACCGCCGGGCTGGATCTGCCGGTGACCCGCGCGCTCACGACCGGACCGGTGGTGCAGTACGCGTGGGATTACAGCCACGTGGATGGTTACAGTGAAGCGGGCGACGACAGCACCGCGATGCGCTTTCGCGATCAGAATTTCCATTCGCAAATCGGCAGCATCGGCTGGCGTCTTGATGCCGATATCGGCCCGGTAAAACCGTATGCGCAGGTCGATTATAAGCATCAGTTTGGCGATTCGGTCTGGCGCGGTCAGGGCGGGTTGAAATCAACGTCGCTCACCTTCAGCCGCGACGGGGCGCAGGATGACAAAAACTGGATGGATATCACCGCCGGTGCCAGCGTCGCGCTGAGCAGCAATGTGTCGGCGTTCGCGGCGCTGTCGCAAACCGCAGGGCTTAGCAGCGGCGAGCAGACGCGCTATAACGTCGGCCTCAGCGCCTCGTTCTGA
- a CDS encoding alpha,alpha-trehalase — MDPESGEIIPDTRDVEPQPESIEGMPSPDALTPADRYLELFEHVQASRIFADSKTFPDCAPKVSPLTILMNYRQAKRLPNFDLRRFVEEHFYFPVINTNPYVSDPNRTLTEHIDNLWPILTRQPHEHLENSSLLPLPQAYIVPGGRFTETYYWDSYFTMLGLAESGRHDMLRCMADNFAWMIENYGHIPNGNRTYYLSRSQPPVFALMVELFEEDGVRGARRYLDHLLMEYAFWMDGADTLEPGQAFRHVVKMADGTVLNRYWDDRDTPRDESWREDVETAKLSGRPASEVYRDLRAGAASGWDYSSRWLRDPDRLASIRTTHFLPVDLNAFLYKLETAIANIAQLKGIPATATVFRKKAIDRREAINRYLWDNDMGAFRDYDWRRGQLASFSAACVVPLYVGLASYAQADRIATNLRERLLCPGGILTTEVETEQQWDKPNGWAPLQWMAIQGLKNYGDDALADIIANNWLRTVKRFYNENHKLIEKYHIADYSPRPGGGGEYPLQDGFGWTNGVTRRLIALYGEP, encoded by the coding sequence ATGGACCCTGAATCGGGTGAAATTATTCCGGATACCCGCGACGTCGAGCCGCAGCCTGAATCGATCGAAGGCATGCCATCCCCCGACGCGCTGACGCCGGCAGACCGCTATTTAGAGCTGTTTGAGCATGTTCAGGCCTCCCGTATTTTTGCGGACAGTAAGACGTTCCCGGACTGCGCGCCGAAAGTGTCGCCGCTGACTATTCTGATGAACTATCGTCAGGCCAAACGCCTGCCGAACTTCGACCTGCGCCGTTTTGTCGAAGAACACTTTTACTTTCCGGTGATCAACACCAATCCGTATGTCTCGGACCCGAACCGGACGCTGACCGAGCACATCGACAATTTATGGCCGATACTGACGCGCCAGCCGCATGAGCATCTGGAAAACTCCTCGCTGCTGCCGCTGCCGCAGGCGTATATCGTGCCAGGCGGGCGCTTTACGGAGACCTATTACTGGGACTCCTATTTCACCATGCTTGGCCTTGCCGAAAGCGGCCGTCACGATATGCTGCGCTGCATGGCGGATAACTTCGCCTGGATGATTGAAAACTACGGGCATATCCCGAACGGCAACCGCACGTATTATCTGAGCCGCTCGCAGCCGCCGGTGTTTGCGCTGATGGTCGAGCTGTTCGAAGAAGATGGCGTGCGCGGCGCGCGGCGCTATCTGGATCATCTGCTGATGGAATACGCTTTCTGGATGGACGGTGCCGACACGCTGGAGCCAGGCCAGGCCTTTCGCCATGTGGTGAAAATGGCCGACGGGACGGTGCTTAACCGTTACTGGGACGACCGCGATACGCCGCGTGACGAATCCTGGCGCGAGGATGTGGAAACCGCGAAGCTCTCCGGTCGTCCGGCGAGCGAGGTCTATCGCGATCTGCGCGCGGGCGCGGCCTCCGGCTGGGACTACTCCTCCCGCTGGCTGCGCGATCCTGACCGTCTGGCGAGCATCCGTACCACGCACTTTTTGCCGGTGGATCTCAACGCGTTTCTCTACAAGCTGGAAACCGCTATCGCCAACATTGCGCAGTTAAAAGGTATTCCGGCCACCGCGACGGTGTTCCGCAAAAAGGCGATCGATCGCCGCGAGGCGATTAACCGCTACCTGTGGGATAACGATATGGGCGCATTTCGCGATTACGACTGGCGTCGCGGCCAGCTCGCGTCGTTCTCCGCCGCCTGCGTGGTGCCGCTGTATGTCGGGCTTGCGAGCTACGCACAAGCGGATCGCATCGCGACGAATCTGCGTGAACGTCTGCTCTGCCCTGGCGGTATCCTGACCACCGAAGTGGAAACGGAACAGCAGTGGGATAAACCGAACGGCTGGGCACCGCTTCAGTGGATGGCTATTCAGGGCCTGAAAAACTATGGCGACGACGCGCTGGCAGACATCATTGCCAATAACTGGTTGCGTACGGTGAAACGATTCTACAATGAGAACCATAAGCTCATTGAGAAGTACCATATCGCCGACTATTCGCCGCGTCCTGGTGGTGGGGGTGAATACCCGTTGCAGGACGGCTTCGGCTGGACCAACGGCGTCACGCGCCGTCTGATTGCGCTGTATGGCGAGCCGTAA
- a CDS encoding glycoside hydrolase family 2 protein produces the protein MKRLACALFVLTSGAVAAREAPSVPVPASWSLAGDWRAHDGNDAAFMGQQGPVRDWRTLRVPANWYTAGWDHQGVLWYRHEFTLPPLPEDTMATLVFDGVDYYADAWLNQQPLGRHEGYFQRFAYDITEKLQRHNKLAVRVDSPFEDPKTIWPLHKTMVKGVLNQHDTRPGGAWSPRGQDANSGGIWAPVRLHLSRGVTVDNLILRPDFQHGLDKPQLRVEVVYRATQAREVELTLRARPANFNGDHFTQKQKVRLEATGTTPQRLTLTLPMERAQLWWPKGYGFPHLYRVSATFSDDKGEMERITSRTGLRQIVEQPDNKGWVLNGKRIFIKGSNYIGSPWLSEMDEKKYRRDISLALKMNANAIRVHGHVAGRPLYRMADEMGLMIWQDVPLQWGYKDTPEFADNAARQSLEMTEQIGNSPAIIAWGGHNEPPWNSPWMEKRFPDWHKDLNRVLTERVADALAKDDSRIVHRFSAVEEHYWQGWYFGVMTDVLQPAKTGIITEFGAQALPKLSTLKTIIPADKRWPASTKADDPDWEIWKYHNFQPFQTFGFAKIPRGKNMDEFIHNTQKYQADLVGMAAESYRRQRYQPVTALFHFMFVETWPSINWGVVDYLRQPKAGYYALQRAYQPLLPSIEPVTLNWRAGTPGVVKLWAINDSFSPCDGCTLRWRVKTPGIAGQQESKPMTLPPDSGRQVAQLTFTPAAPGALRIEYEILDAQGKTVGRNFYETTVAP, from the coding sequence ATGAAACGTCTGGCCTGTGCGTTATTCGTGCTCACAAGCGGCGCAGTTGCCGCCAGAGAAGCGCCATCGGTGCCGGTGCCCGCCAGCTGGTCGCTCGCGGGCGACTGGCGCGCCCACGACGGCAATGACGCGGCGTTTATGGGCCAGCAAGGCCCGGTGCGCGACTGGCGCACATTGCGGGTGCCCGCGAACTGGTACACGGCGGGCTGGGATCATCAGGGCGTGCTCTGGTATCGCCATGAGTTTACCCTGCCGCCGTTACCGGAAGATACGATGGCGACGCTGGTGTTTGACGGTGTGGATTACTACGCCGACGCCTGGCTGAACCAACAGCCGCTCGGCAGGCACGAGGGCTATTTCCAGCGTTTCGCATATGACATCACCGAAAAGTTACAACGTCACAACAAGCTGGCGGTGCGTGTCGACAGCCCCTTTGAAGACCCCAAAACCATCTGGCCACTGCATAAAACGATGGTAAAAGGCGTCTTGAATCAGCATGATACCCGCCCCGGCGGTGCCTGGTCGCCGCGCGGCCAGGACGCCAACTCGGGCGGCATTTGGGCGCCGGTGCGGCTGCATCTGAGCCGCGGCGTGACGGTCGATAACCTGATCCTGCGCCCCGATTTCCAGCACGGGCTTGATAAACCGCAGCTTCGCGTCGAAGTAGTTTATCGCGCCACGCAGGCGCGCGAGGTGGAACTGACCCTGCGCGCCCGGCCGGCAAATTTTAACGGCGACCACTTCACGCAAAAACAGAAAGTACGTCTCGAGGCGACCGGCACCACGCCGCAGCGTCTGACATTGACGCTACCCATGGAGCGCGCGCAGCTCTGGTGGCCGAAAGGCTATGGCTTTCCGCACCTCTACCGCGTTAGCGCGACCTTCAGCGACGACAAAGGTGAAATGGAGCGCATTACGAGCCGCACTGGCCTGCGCCAGATTGTCGAACAGCCGGATAACAAAGGCTGGGTGCTGAACGGTAAACGCATTTTCATTAAGGGCAGCAACTATATCGGCTCGCCGTGGCTCAGCGAGATGGATGAGAAAAAATATCGTCGCGATATCTCTCTCGCGCTGAAAATGAACGCCAACGCCATTCGCGTCCACGGCCACGTGGCGGGCCGTCCGCTTTATCGCATGGCCGACGAGATGGGGCTGATGATCTGGCAGGACGTGCCGCTCCAGTGGGGCTATAAGGACACGCCTGAATTTGCCGATAACGCCGCGCGGCAAAGTCTGGAGATGACCGAACAGATCGGTAACTCACCGGCCATTATCGCCTGGGGCGGCCACAACGAGCCGCCGTGGAATTCGCCGTGGATGGAAAAGCGCTTCCCGGACTGGCATAAGGATCTTAACCGCGTTCTGACGGAACGCGTCGCAGACGCCCTCGCTAAAGACGACAGCCGCATTGTGCACCGTTTCTCGGCGGTGGAAGAGCACTACTGGCAGGGCTGGTATTTCGGCGTGATGACGGATGTGCTGCAACCGGCGAAAACCGGCATTATTACGGAATTTGGCGCACAGGCGCTGCCGAAACTCTCGACGCTGAAAACGATTATCCCTGCCGACAAACGCTGGCCCGCCTCGACAAAAGCGGACGATCCCGACTGGGAAATCTGGAAATACCATAACTTCCAGCCGTTCCAGACGTTTGGCTTCGCCAAAATCCCGCGCGGTAAAAATATGGACGAATTTATCCATAACACGCAGAAATACCAGGCTGATTTAGTAGGCATGGCGGCAGAGAGCTACCGACGCCAGCGGTATCAACCCGTAACCGCCCTTTTCCACTTTATGTTTGTCGAAACCTGGCCGTCGATTAACTGGGGCGTGGTGGATTATCTGCGTCAGCCGAAAGCCGGTTATTACGCGCTGCAACGCGCGTATCAGCCGCTGTTGCCATCCATCGAGCCGGTCACGCTTAACTGGCGCGCCGGTACGCCCGGAGTGGTCAAATTATGGGCGATAAACGATAGTTTTTCGCCCTGCGACGGGTGTACACTGCGCTGGCGCGTGAAAACGCCCGGCATTGCCGGGCAGCAAGAGAGCAAACCGATGACCCTCCCGCCTGACTCTGGCCGCCAGGTGGCGCAGTTGACGTTCACTCCCGCAGCCCCAGGCGCGCTGCGCATCGAGTATGAAATCCTTGATGCGCAAGGCAAAACGGTTGGTCGTAACTTCTATGAGACCACCGTCGCACCCTGA
- a CDS encoding hybrid sensor histidine kinase/response regulator yields the protein MNNDAFATALDALPAALLFYDKDERLVAWNAQVSRFYPGIEAHLVEGAALSALAEVFINAGYQTDSRSRDTLIASLLANCRHDGHCEVRQLHAWRLFIQHQRTADGGIISLHTDISALDNVQNTRQLLHDDFLLAAESIHIGIWDWQVTTDALHLNDAFLNLLGEPRGQLQHTSHFLLSLIHPDDRDLLKNAMQRASEHQMPVFECEIRVQHRSGQWLWMLLSGQIIALTVTGQIERLIGTLQDITRRKEAELLSREAANAARAANEAKSAFLANMSHEIRTPMNGILGMTQLCLDTDLDSEQREYLTLVMSSAQSLLHIIDDILDFSKIEAGKIVLHEEYVALRPFIQSLVRPLMPLASEKQIELLVEVDERVPETLRVDVVRLRQVLTNLLSNALKFTHQGEILLAVAPGPQPGEWRFRVRDSGIGIPPEKQQVIFEAFSQADTSTTRRYGGTGLGLTISARLVAMMGGLLTVASEANQGSEFSFTLPLQSAAQATPEVQPLTHFSGERVLVVDDNATNRRLMQAMLNQLGLNPVCVSGATGALALLENDSDFPVIVLDAQMPEMDGISLALEISVLPQASRSKIIMLSSMSRDLDLSTLRRTGIAWYLNKPVDQQELARALGEALRPEPARTEQAAPVAPTVPELAYSTPMRILLAEDNPVNQLLAVRLLEKLGHECVTVDNGLLALEQWRHGGWDILLMDLQMPVMDGEAAIRALRQEEALRGGHQIAIVMTAHAMQGDRERCLAMGFDGYLSKPVALVALAEELSRFAPQSAPPPPDGLPDSAQLLAAFDGDMGLLKELLGLFSEGFDELAGLLDAALAAGDGEQAHRLAHKLRGEAATFGFDGLTALLQEIESQEPGAPSAQREAWRQALGTQQRRVREFLIQLLEG from the coding sequence ATGAATAATGACGCCTTTGCAACGGCGCTCGACGCGCTGCCCGCCGCCCTGCTGTTTTATGATAAAGACGAGCGGCTGGTCGCCTGGAACGCGCAGGTAAGCCGCTTTTATCCTGGCATTGAAGCGCATCTGGTTGAGGGCGCAGCGTTAAGCGCGCTGGCGGAGGTGTTTATCAACGCGGGCTATCAGACCGACAGCCGCAGCCGCGATACGCTTATCGCCTCCCTGCTTGCGAATTGTCGTCACGATGGCCACTGCGAAGTGCGTCAGTTACATGCGTGGCGGCTGTTTATTCAGCATCAGCGCACCGCCGACGGCGGCATCATCAGCCTGCATACCGATATCAGCGCGCTCGATAACGTACAGAATACGCGCCAGCTTCTGCATGACGACTTCCTGCTGGCCGCCGAATCGATTCATATCGGCATCTGGGACTGGCAGGTCACGACTGACGCACTGCATCTCAACGACGCCTTTTTGAATCTGCTCGGCGAGCCGCGCGGCCAGTTACAGCATACCAGCCATTTTCTGCTCTCGCTGATCCACCCGGACGACCGGGATCTGCTGAAAAACGCCATGCAGCGCGCCAGTGAACACCAGATGCCCGTTTTTGAATGCGAGATCCGTGTTCAGCATCGCAGTGGCCAGTGGCTGTGGATGCTGCTCTCCGGGCAGATCATCGCGCTCACCGTCACCGGCCAGATTGAGCGGCTCATTGGCACGCTTCAGGATATCACCCGGCGCAAAGAGGCCGAGCTGCTCTCCCGCGAGGCGGCCAACGCCGCGCGCGCCGCGAATGAAGCCAAAAGCGCGTTTCTCGCCAACATGAGCCATGAGATCCGCACGCCCATGAACGGCATTCTCGGCATGACGCAGCTCTGTCTTGATACCGATTTAGACAGCGAACAGCGGGAATACCTGACGCTGGTGATGAGTTCGGCGCAGTCGCTGCTGCACATCATCGACGACATTCTCGATTTCTCGAAAATCGAGGCGGGCAAAATCGTCCTGCATGAAGAGTATGTGGCGCTGCGGCCGTTTATACAGTCGCTGGTGCGCCCGCTGATGCCGCTTGCGAGCGAAAAGCAGATAGAGCTGCTGGTCGAGGTGGATGAGCGCGTACCCGAGACGCTGCGTGTTGATGTGGTGCGTCTGCGCCAGGTGCTGACCAACCTGCTCAGTAACGCGCTGAAATTTACGCATCAGGGCGAAATATTGCTGGCGGTAGCGCCTGGCCCGCAGCCCGGCGAATGGCGCTTTCGGGTGCGCGACAGCGGCATCGGCATCCCGCCGGAAAAACAGCAGGTAATTTTTGAAGCCTTTAGCCAGGCGGATACCTCTACCACCCGCCGTTACGGCGGTACCGGGCTGGGGTTGACCATATCCGCCAGGCTGGTGGCGATGATGGGCGGGCTGCTGACCGTCGCCAGTGAAGCGAATCAGGGCAGTGAATTCAGCTTTACCCTGCCGCTGCAAAGCGCGGCGCAGGCGACGCCAGAAGTTCAGCCGCTGACCCACTTCAGCGGCGAGCGCGTGCTGGTGGTGGATGACAACGCCACTAACCGCCGTCTGATGCAGGCGATGCTGAATCAGCTCGGCCTGAACCCGGTATGCGTTTCCGGTGCCACGGGCGCGCTGGCGCTGCTTGAAAATGACAGCGATTTCCCGGTGATCGTCCTCGACGCCCAGATGCCGGAAATGGACGGCATCTCGCTGGCGCTTGAGATCTCTGTGCTCCCGCAGGCGTCGCGCAGCAAAATTATTATGCTCAGTTCCATGAGCCGCGATCTCGATCTCTCCACACTGCGGCGTACCGGCATTGCCTGGTATCTCAATAAGCCAGTCGATCAGCAGGAGCTGGCACGCGCGCTTGGCGAGGCGCTGCGCCCGGAACCCGCCAGAACTGAGCAGGCCGCACCCGTAGCACCCACGGTGCCTGAACTGGCATACAGCACGCCGATGCGCATTTTGCTGGCGGAGGATAACCCTGTGAACCAACTGCTGGCGGTGCGCCTGCTGGAAAAACTCGGCCATGAGTGCGTGACGGTGGATAACGGCCTGCTGGCGCTTGAGCAATGGCGTCACGGCGGCTGGGATATTCTTCTGATGGATTTGCAGATGCCGGTCATGGACGGCGAAGCGGCAATCCGCGCGCTACGCCAGGAAGAGGCGCTGCGCGGCGGGCATCAGATTGCGATTGTAATGACGGCTCATGCCATGCAGGGCGACCGCGAACGCTGCCTCGCGATGGGCTTTGACGGCTATCTCTCAAAACCGGTGGCGCTGGTCGCGCTCGCCGAAGAGCTTTCGCGCTTCGCTCCACAAAGCGCCCCGCCGCCGCCCGATGGCCTCCCGGACAGCGCGCAGCTGCTGGCCGCGTTCGACGGCGATATGGGGCTGTTAAAAGAGCTGCTCGGGCTGTTTTCCGAAGGCTTTGACGAACTGGCCGGGCTGCTCGATGCCGCGCTTGCCGCAGGCGACGGCGAGCAGGCGCACCGGCTGGCGCATAAGCTTCGCGGCGAAGCGGCGACGTTCGGCTTTGACGGGCTGACCGCGCTGCTGCAGGAGATAGAAAGCCAGGAGCCTGGCGCGCCATCGGCGCAGCGCGAGGCATGGCGTCAGGCGCTCGGGACGCAGCAGCGTCGCGTGCGTGAATTCCTGATTCAACTGCTGGAGGGATGA
- a CDS encoding globin codes for MMLYRDLFDESYSRLFPDDNKQPFFDAFFNRFIHMTPETEQHFAAVEPVTLRRFVYKSFFAMLMVDGVLMVPDFLERLARQQESNGVRLPPNFFAHWRRAILDTVAERDPACDEEVLTAWAMTIAPGLEYMRRQAELHYQPGAVL; via the coding sequence ATGATGCTCTATCGGGATCTTTTTGACGAAAGCTACAGCCGCCTGTTTCCTGACGACAATAAGCAGCCGTTTTTTGACGCCTTTTTTAACCGTTTTATTCATATGACGCCGGAAACCGAGCAGCATTTCGCGGCGGTGGAGCCGGTGACGCTGCGCCGGTTCGTCTATAAAAGCTTTTTCGCGATGCTGATGGTGGATGGCGTGCTGATGGTACCCGATTTTCTGGAGCGTCTGGCGCGCCAGCAGGAGAGCAACGGCGTGCGTCTGCCGCCAAACTTCTTCGCCCACTGGCGGCGGGCAATCCTCGACACCGTGGCGGAACGCGACCCGGCGTGTGATGAAGAGGTGCTAACCGCCTGGGCGATGACCATCGCGCCGGGGCTTGAATATATGCGCCGCCAGGCGGAACTGCATTATCAGCCTGGGGCGGTATTATGA